A genome region from Lucilia cuprina isolate Lc7/37 chromosome 3, ASM2204524v1, whole genome shotgun sequence includes the following:
- the LOC124419056 gene encoding uncharacterized protein LOC124419056 isoform X2, protein MGRFRPAKESSTKTNPSTTIETASKLEKLQKSIEELQKVNSDMAKEIKELKETFCGQNKIIVDLLSEMHVLIKSNLTSTAVATRYLDKFPLKSKSEMDDIELEISDENMEAMNVFIKTKC, encoded by the exons atgggACGCTTTAGACCTGCGAAGGAATCTTCTACTAAAACAAATCCATCAACAACCATTGAGACTGCATCAAAATTggaaaaactccaaaaaagtATAGAAGAACTTCAAAAAG tAAACAGCGACATGGCTAAAGAAATTAAGGaattaaaagaaacattttgtggacaaaacaaaataattgtagATCTATTGTCTGAAATGCATGTCctcataaaatcaaatttaaccTCCACTGCAGTGGCCACAAGATATTTGGACAAATTTCCTCTTAAATCTAAATCGGAAATGGACGATATAGAACTAGAAATTTCTGATGAAAATATGGAAGCTATG aatgtgTTTATAAAGACGAAATGTTGa
- the LOC124419056 gene encoding uncharacterized protein LOC124419056 isoform X1, which produces MGRFRPAKESSTKTNPSTTIETASKLEKLQKSIEELQKVNSDMAKEIKELKETFCGQNKIIVDLLSEMHVLIKSNLTSTAVATRYLDKFPLKSKSEMDDIELEISDENMEAMTHTIKKIVRRNGIKKMLTAIFDKHLLLEFNVDGRQNKKRLLDYPKLINLIYKCVYKDEMLTKKDFYDEIRKGIRLAKNRHYKEASFKKNQQLRLNDIQSNSSNDENSLNYLNTKENELSLMDF; this is translated from the exons atgggACGCTTTAGACCTGCGAAGGAATCTTCTACTAAAACAAATCCATCAACAACCATTGAGACTGCATCAAAATTggaaaaactccaaaaaagtATAGAAGAACTTCAAAAAG tAAACAGCGACATGGCTAAAGAAATTAAGGaattaaaagaaacattttgtggacaaaacaaaataattgtagATCTATTGTCTGAAATGCATGTCctcataaaatcaaatttaaccTCCACTGCAGTGGCCACAAGATATTTGGACAAATTTCCTCTTAAATCTAAATCGGAAATGGACGATATAGAACTAGAAATTTCTGATGAAAATATGGAAGCTATG actcacacaattaaaaaaatagtgagAAGAAATGGTATTAAGAAAATGCTAACAGCCATTTTTGATAAACATCTGCTACTAGAATTTAACGTTGATggaagacaaaataaaaaaagactcTTAGACTACCcaaaacttataaatttaatttaca aatgtgTTTATAAAGACGAAATGTTGacaaaaaaggacttttatgatGAAATAAGAAAAGGCATTCGCTTGGCAAAAAATAGACATTACAAAGAAgcatcctttaaaaaaaatcagcagCTTAGATTAAATGACATTCAAAGTAATTCTTCTAATgatgaaaatagtttaaattatttaaatacaaaggaaaatgaattatctttaatggatttttga